Proteins co-encoded in one Carcharodon carcharias isolate sCarCar2 chromosome 7, sCarCar2.pri, whole genome shotgun sequence genomic window:
- the LOC121280168 gene encoding uncharacterized protein LOC121280168 isoform X1, whose protein sequence is MAVMQATSLVMPEPTKLFHLEVGSTEQSLTSVFCQEHIGRLQPIAYTSRILQEAENTYIQMSPAHYVLDVTTFYVPHSFRPIARMLVLVQLLILVNGIPATSVSIWGSERIQIRTMNVTTEDRQLDSTDYCDTIVYCEHCKWEPSHVDDGNEVLWVWKGEGLKVKCDCFQRSVKITLRFKLGKGTWKGVDYHHIHFVEISPNNVGIPYLGSDLNTLNWPKMMEKYQGIISCLSRKFELSEHNVRALMRIHAVE, encoded by the exons ATGGCAGTCATGCAAGCTACTAGCTTAGTTATGCCTGAACCCACAAAACTATTTCATCTAGAGGTAGGCTCTACAGAACAAAGTCTAACTTCTGTGTTTTGCCAGGAGCACATTGGAAGACTACAGCCGATTGCATACACATCACGGATCCTGCAGGAAGCGGAGAATACGTATATTCAAATGTCACCTGCTCACTATGTTTTGGATGTTACAACGTTTTACGTACCTCACAG TTTCAGGCCAATTGCAAGGATGCTTGTACTCGTACAGTTGCTGATACTCGTCAATGGCATTCCGGCAACAAGTGTCTCGATATGGGGATCAGAACGTATACAGATAAGAACAATGAACGTGACCACAGAAGATAGACAGCTGGACTCTACAGATTACTGTGACACGATTGTTTACTGTGAACATTGCAAATGGGAACCATCCCATGTCGATGATGGGAATGAAGTATTATGGGTGTGGAAAGGTGAAGGTTTGAAGGTCAAGTGTGATTGcttccagagaagtgtgaagatAACACTCAGATTCAAGTTGGGAAAGGGAACATGGAAGGGTGTAGATTATCACCACATACATTTTGTCGAGATCTCTCCAAATAATGTAGGAATCCCATACTTAGGATCAGATTTGAATACTTTAAACTGGCCTAAAATGATGGAAAAATATCAAGGAATAATATCATGTCTTAGCAGGAAGTTTGAATTATCTGAGCATAATGTGAGAGCACTCATGCGGATTCATGCAGTAGAGTAG
- the LOC121280168 gene encoding uncharacterized protein LOC121280168 isoform X3, with protein MAVMQATSLVMPEPTKLFHLEVGSTEQSLTSVFCQEHIGRLQPIAYTSRILQEAENTYIQMSPAHYVLDVTTFYVPHSFRPIARMLVLVQLLILVNGIPATSVSIWGSERIQIRTMNVTTEDRQLDSTDYCDTIVYCEHCKWEPSHVDDGNEVLWVWKGKVTHSSYQQPMREKHHPADGL; from the exons ATGGCAGTCATGCAAGCTACTAGCTTAGTTATGCCTGAACCCACAAAACTATTTCATCTAGAGGTAGGCTCTACAGAACAAAGTCTAACTTCTGTGTTTTGCCAGGAGCACATTGGAAGACTACAGCCGATTGCATACACATCACGGATCCTGCAGGAAGCGGAGAATACGTATATTCAAATGTCACCTGCTCACTATGTTTTGGATGTTACAACGTTTTACGTACCTCACAG TTTCAGGCCAATTGCAAGGATGCTTGTACTCGTACAGTTGCTGATACTCGTCAATGGCATTCCGGCAACAAGTGTCTCGATATGGGGATCAGAACGTATACAGATAAGAACAATGAACGTGACCACAGAAGATAGACAGCTGGACTCTACAGATTACTGTGACACGATTGTTTACTGTGAACATTGCAAATGGGAACCATCCCATGTCGATGATGGGAATGAAGTATTATGGGTGTGGAAAG GTAAAGTAACTCACTCTAGTTACCAACAGCCAATGAGAGAAAAACATCACCCAGCAGATGGCCTCTAG
- the LOC121280168 gene encoding uncharacterized protein LOC121280168 isoform X2 produces MSPAHYVLDVTTFYVPHSFRPIARMLVLVQLLILVNGIPATSVSIWGSERIQIRTMNVTTEDRQLDSTDYCDTIVYCEHCKWEPSHVDDGNEVLWVWKGEGLKVKCDCFQRSVKITLRFKLGKGTWKGVDYHHIHFVEISPNNVGIPYLGSDLNTLNWPKMMEKYQGIISCLSRKFELSEHNVRALMRIHAVE; encoded by the exons ATGTCACCTGCTCACTATGTTTTGGATGTTACAACGTTTTACGTACCTCACAG TTTCAGGCCAATTGCAAGGATGCTTGTACTCGTACAGTTGCTGATACTCGTCAATGGCATTCCGGCAACAAGTGTCTCGATATGGGGATCAGAACGTATACAGATAAGAACAATGAACGTGACCACAGAAGATAGACAGCTGGACTCTACAGATTACTGTGACACGATTGTTTACTGTGAACATTGCAAATGGGAACCATCCCATGTCGATGATGGGAATGAAGTATTATGGGTGTGGAAAGGTGAAGGTTTGAAGGTCAAGTGTGATTGcttccagagaagtgtgaagatAACACTCAGATTCAAGTTGGGAAAGGGAACATGGAAGGGTGTAGATTATCACCACATACATTTTGTCGAGATCTCTCCAAATAATGTAGGAATCCCATACTTAGGATCAGATTTGAATACTTTAAACTGGCCTAAAATGATGGAAAAATATCAAGGAATAATATCATGTCTTAGCAGGAAGTTTGAATTATCTGAGCATAATGTGAGAGCACTCATGCGGATTCATGCAGTAGAGTAG